One segment of Zhihengliuella halotolerans DNA contains the following:
- a CDS encoding M50 family metallopeptidase encodes MGTKSGPRSFGSVVSILLFVAGVLIVLIGIAVSIALHEVGHLVPAKLFGVRAPQYMIGFGPTLWSKKKGETEYGIKAIPLGGYVAMIGMYPPAKGKGDVGATDLGASAAATTRPTTTGVFQQLADDARRASAEQLQPGDENRMFYQLPVYKRIIIMLGGPLMNLIIAFVLLAILISGVGTYQNTVRLSEVHQCVVPAGEQTERAEAGDVSCASGDPEAPAYAAGLLPGDTITEYDGVAVAEWDWMRLTELIRATAGETVPVTYERDGQTRTTSITPMLTERPELDAIGRPATGADGEVKMIEVGFVGMGPEQRLMTLPITEVPGKVGENIKAVADVVLDLPARMVAVGRAAFTDAPRDVNGPISVVGVGRIAGEVSAMEEIPLQDRASTLVGLIASLNIALFVFNLIPLLPLDGGHVAGALWETLRRGVAKLFKRKDPGPVDIAKLLPVTYVVAGLLLTMGVLLIYADIVKPVQLF; translated from the coding sequence ATGGGCACGAAAAGCGGCCCGCGTTCGTTTGGGAGTGTTGTGAGCATTCTGTTGTTTGTTGCGGGCGTGTTGATCGTCCTGATCGGTATCGCGGTCTCCATCGCGCTGCACGAGGTCGGCCACCTCGTGCCGGCCAAGCTGTTCGGCGTGCGCGCCCCGCAGTACATGATCGGTTTCGGCCCGACGCTCTGGTCGAAGAAAAAGGGCGAGACCGAGTACGGCATCAAGGCCATTCCGCTCGGCGGCTACGTCGCCATGATCGGCATGTATCCGCCCGCGAAGGGCAAGGGCGACGTCGGGGCCACCGACCTCGGCGCCTCCGCGGCCGCGACGACCCGGCCGACGACCACGGGCGTCTTCCAGCAGCTGGCGGATGACGCGCGCCGCGCTTCGGCCGAGCAGTTGCAGCCCGGCGACGAGAACCGCATGTTCTACCAGCTGCCCGTCTACAAGCGCATCATCATCATGCTCGGCGGACCGCTCATGAACCTGATCATCGCTTTCGTGCTGCTCGCGATCCTCATCAGTGGCGTAGGCACCTACCAGAACACGGTCCGGCTCTCCGAGGTGCACCAGTGCGTGGTGCCCGCGGGCGAGCAGACCGAGCGGGCCGAGGCCGGCGACGTCTCCTGTGCGAGCGGCGACCCCGAGGCCCCGGCCTACGCGGCTGGCCTCCTGCCGGGCGACACGATCACCGAGTACGACGGCGTCGCAGTCGCCGAGTGGGACTGGATGCGGCTGACCGAGCTGATCCGCGCAACCGCCGGGGAAACCGTTCCGGTGACGTACGAGCGCGACGGTCAGACGCGCACCACGAGCATCACGCCGATGCTGACCGAGCGCCCCGAGCTCGACGCGATCGGCCGACCCGCCACGGGCGCCGACGGCGAGGTCAAGATGATCGAGGTCGGATTCGTCGGCATGGGCCCCGAGCAGCGGCTCATGACCCTGCCGATCACCGAGGTCCCGGGCAAGGTGGGCGAGAACATCAAGGCCGTGGCCGACGTCGTGCTGGACCTGCCGGCGCGCATGGTCGCGGTGGGCCGGGCCGCGTTCACGGATGCTCCGCGCGACGTGAACGGGCCGATCTCCGTCGTCGGCGTCGGCCGCATCGCCGGAGAGGTGTCGGCGATGGAGGAGATCCCGCTCCAGGATCGGGCGTCGACCCTCGTCGGGCTGATCGCCAGCCTGAACATCGCCCTCTTCGTCTTCAATCTGATCCCGCTGCTGCCGCTCGACGGCGGGCACGTCGCCGGTGCGCTCTGGGAGACGCTCCGGCGCGGCGTCGCGAAGCTCTTCAAGCGCAAGGATCCCGGGCCCGTGGATATCGCGAAGCTGCTCCCGGTGACCTACGTGGTCGCCGGGCTCCTGCTGACGATGGGCGTGCTGTTGATCTACGCGGACATCGTCAAGCCTGTCCAGCTCTTCTAA